A window of Deltaproteobacteria bacterium genomic DNA:
GGATGCCAAATGGTTTGCCGTGAAAGAGGCAACCATTCCGTCGCTCATGGGCATCGCCGTTCTGGCCTCGCTCAAAACCAAGACGCCCTTTGTGCGCACGCTGCTTTATAACGACAAGGTGATGGACGTTGCCCTGGTCGACCAGGAGCTGGCGACACGCGGCAATACGGAGCAGTTTGAAAAATTACTCACCTCGACCACATTTCTACTGGCAGCGTCGTTCCTCCTGAGCGCTGCGCTCAATTACACGCTGTCCACGCTGATCATCAAGAGCCCAGCAGGGTCGGTAGAGTTTAATCAAGAGCTAGGACGCATGACGGCCATAAGCTACCCTGCCATCGTCCTTCCTTGCATGGTGATCACCATGGTTGCGCTTTGGCGCCTCGTCGTAGGCATCAAAGCGCTTACTGGTCTCGATTTCGATACGGTATTTAAACAAAAACCGACGACAGTTAATGCTACTGCCAAACAAGACTGAGATAACCCGTCCACAGGGTCAACGCTCGGTCAGCCCGACCGGCTCCCGGCTCGGTGGCCCAACGCGCCACCTTGTTCGCGATAGCCTCAGGTCCGGATTCACTGATCATCATCCTGGTCACAGGTGCCGTCAGCTTGCTGCCGGAGCGTCGCAGACACTCCGCCATACGGCCGGGGCCGCGTAGGCACTGCGATAGACTGAAGCTGTCACCCTCATACTGCAGCACGGGGTAAAGTTTGTTGGCATCAAAACCGGCAAGCTCCTTAGCCTTAGCCAACGCCACGTCGAGACCGCCGATCTCATCGACGAGGCCAATTTCCTTAGCCTGCAGTCCGGTGTAAACGCGGCCCTGGGCAATGGCCTCCACCTTCTCGACTGGGATCTTGCGGCCCTCAGCTACCTTGCGTGTGAAGGTCCGGTACACGTACGCGATGTTTCTGTCGAGTAAGGCCTTATCCTCGGCACTTGCCTTGCTGCCGAGGTCGAGGAGCTGCTTGCGATCACTAGAGCTCACCATGTGGAAGTTAACCCCCCATTTGTCGCCAAAGGCCTCAGCGCTCGGTAGCATGCCGATGACACCGATCGATCCCGTGATCGTCGTCGGTTCGGCATAGATGCGGCTGGCCGGTGCAGCGATGTAGTAACCGCCTGACGCCGCATAGGCCCCCATTGACACTATGACCGGCTTGGTAGCTGCCAAGGCATTGATGTCGTTCCATATCATGTCAGACGCCGTAGCTGATCCACCGGGACTGGAAATGCGCAGCACGATCGCTTTGACGTCTTTATCATTTTGCGCCCAGAGTAGCTCTTTGCGCATATCCTTGGGATTGATGCCCGAGTCGCTACCAGTAGGACCCGAGGACTCTGCGCTCATATGGATCTCGCCAGTGGCGTTGATGAGCGCGATCCCGCCCTTATCGCTGACCACCTCCTTTTGTTCAGGATCTCGTTTGGTGGCTGCTAGGTAGTCCTCAAGATGCAGTTTGTCTTCATCCTCCACCTGTTGCTCGTTGCTAGGCAAGTAGCCCAGCACATCGACGATACCAGCCTGCCGCGCCTCCTCGGGCGTGAAGAGCGACTTTTTAAACCAACCGCGGACTGTGGACTCATCCTTACCACGCCCAGCGACGACAGCAGCAACGATGTGGTCAAGCAAGCTCGATTGCATGCTGTTATATTCCTCGAGTGTGGGTTCACTCGGCGTGTTCTGGACAAAGGGCTCGAAGGCGGACTTGTACTTGCCGGCCCGCACCACCTCAAACGATAGCCCAAGTTTCTTGAGTGCGTCGCCAAAGTAGACAAGCTGAAAGGTGGGTCCCGGGAGCGACAGCTCTCCGGCAGGGTTCAAAGTAATTTTAGTCCCTGCCGACGCCACGTAATAAGTCCAATCGCTGACGTCAGCCAGGTAGACTTGAACCGGTTTACCACTTGTCTCCCGAAACTGGGCGATCGCCTTCCTAAGCGCCGCATACTCCGCAGGTGTAGCCCTGACTGGCATGATGTTGATGGCAAATTCCTTGATGCGATCATCCTTGGCAGCTTTGGTGAGCGCCTTGCGAATGGTCGGGAGATAGATCTCATCCTCACCACCTAGGAGCCGACTCATCACTAACTCGGAGAAGCTCGGCTCCACCTCAGTCACGCGGCCACTAAGCTCCAGCCAAAGTACCGACGGCTTATCTTTGGACAAGCTCACCTTGGGTAAATCGAGTTCCATACTACTGCCGCGCTTGAGTGCTACGCCCACGGTGAACAGCAGGACCGTAGTCATAATCCCGACAAACACGAGGTAGTTGCGCAGTAGGCGCCAAAAACCAAACCACAGCCGGACGAAGAAGTTGGAACTTTTATCGGTCATAAGGTTGCGAATCCTGTCCAATAAATGGGTTTGGAACGCTGCCTCGGCGGCTAAAGCCCTGACAGCGTCTAACCAATATGCAGGAGCAAGAAAAAAATTACGAATAGTTATTGAGGCTTGCCGCCCCTCGGGGCGCGGCCTAAGCCTTGCATAAAAATCCTAATGAATAGCCGTTTTTAAGACACGGGCAGCGCCCCTACCCGGCTCACTCAGGGACCTATATGCAGAACTACTTGCGACCCATAGTGTTTCGCTCCCAGCACAAACCACGATTTTTCGAGATCGATCCCTACGGTCATTTGAGCATGGTGCACTATGCGGCATACTTTATCGAGCACAGGTTCCAGGGTATGGCCCAACACTGTGGTCTCAATGCACAGGCGTTGGCCGACATGGGTATCGCGATTTTCTGCGCCAATTTCAGTGTCGACTTCAAAAGTCCAGTTTTCTTGGACACAGAATTTACGATCGAATCGCATATTGTGAGCCACGGTGGCTCCACGGCCGTCGTC
This region includes:
- a CDS encoding MFS transporter, yielding MTEAKSQKPHFTESPLNGLIFNIVLPAVILFKLSAPERLGPMGALVAGLIFPTGFGLYDFYLRRKANPISILGFISILATGGFGLMHLDAKWFAVKEATIPSLMGIAVLASLKTKTPFVRTLLYNDKVMDVALVDQELATRGNTEQFEKLLTSTTFLLAASFLLSAALNYTLSTLIIKSPAGSVEFNQELGRMTAISYPAIVLPCMVITMVALWRLVVGIKALTGLDFDTVFKQKPTTVNATAKQD
- the sppA gene encoding signal peptide peptidase SppA — protein: MTDKSSNFFVRLWFGFWRLLRNYLVFVGIMTTVLLFTVGVALKRGSSMELDLPKVSLSKDKPSVLWLELSGRVTEVEPSFSELVMSRLLGGEDEIYLPTIRKALTKAAKDDRIKEFAINIMPVRATPAEYAALRKAIAQFRETSGKPVQVYLADVSDWTYYVASAGTKITLNPAGELSLPGPTFQLVYFGDALKKLGLSFEVVRAGKYKSAFEPFVQNTPSEPTLEEYNSMQSSLLDHIVAAVVAGRGKDESTVRGWFKKSLFTPEEARQAGIVDVLGYLPSNEQQVEDEDKLHLEDYLAATKRDPEQKEVVSDKGGIALINATGEIHMSAESSGPTGSDSGINPKDMRKELLWAQNDKDVKAIVLRISSPGGSATASDMIWNDINALAATKPVIVSMGAYAASGGYYIAAPASRIYAEPTTITGSIGVIGMLPSAEAFGDKWGVNFHMVSSSDRKQLLDLGSKASAEDKALLDRNIAYVYRTFTRKVAEGRKIPVEKVEAIAQGRVYTGLQAKEIGLVDEIGGLDVALAKAKELAGFDANKLYPVLQYEGDSFSLSQCLRGPGRMAECLRRSGSKLTAPVTRMMISESGPEAIANKVARWATEPGAGRADRALTLWTGYLSLVWQ
- a CDS encoding acyl-CoA thioesterase; this encodes MQNYLRPIVFRSQHKPRFFEIDPYGHLSMVHYAAYFIEHRFQGMAQHCGLNAQALADMGIAIFCANFSVDFKSPVFLDTEFTIESHIVSHGGSTAVVACAMHDPDGKLLASCLLTVACIDIQRGKPTRWPEAVLRRFFHDATSTERSPDVAYSA